The following coding sequences lie in one Pseudomonas sp. SL4(2022) genomic window:
- the coxB gene encoding cytochrome c oxidase subunit II, translated as MMRHPRVWMGLLLWLVFSSAHASWGVNMAPGATEVSRSVFDLHMTIFWICVVIGVIVFGVMFWSMLIHRRSTGQEPAHFHESTTVEILWTVVPLVILVLMAIPATKTLIEIYDSSESELDIQVTGYQWKWHYKYLGEDVEFFSNLTTPKDQINNKATKGEHYLLEVDEPLVVPVGTKVRFLITAADVIHSWWVPALAVKKDAIPGFINESWTRIDEPGIYRGQCTELCGKDHGFMPVVVEAKSKEDYAAWLAERKVAAAAERELTTKEWTMDELMARGEKSYQTNCASCHQPTGEGLPPMFPALKGSAIATGPAAGHIGIVVNGKSGTSMAAFGKQLSEVDIAAIITYERNAWGNAVGDMVTPKDILAFKQAQE; from the coding sequence ATGATGCGACATCCACGAGTCTGGATGGGCCTCCTGTTGTGGTTGGTATTCAGCTCGGCACACGCCAGCTGGGGCGTCAATATGGCGCCAGGTGCCACCGAGGTCAGCCGCTCCGTTTTTGATCTGCACATGACCATCTTCTGGATCTGCGTCGTGATCGGTGTGATCGTATTCGGCGTGATGTTCTGGTCGATGCTTATCCATCGCCGCTCTACGGGGCAGGAGCCGGCACACTTCCACGAAAGCACCACGGTCGAGATTCTCTGGACCGTCGTTCCGCTGGTCATCCTGGTGCTGATGGCCATACCGGCCACCAAGACCTTGATCGAAATCTACGACTCCAGCGAATCCGAGCTGGATATTCAGGTCACGGGCTATCAATGGAAATGGCATTACAAATACCTGGGTGAAGACGTCGAGTTCTTCAGCAACCTGACCACGCCCAAGGATCAGATCAACAACAAAGCCACCAAAGGCGAGCACTACCTGCTCGAGGTGGACGAGCCGCTGGTGGTGCCGGTCGGCACCAAAGTGCGCTTTCTGATCACGGCCGCCGACGTCATCCACTCTTGGTGGGTGCCGGCGCTGGCAGTGAAGAAAGACGCCATCCCTGGTTTTATCAACGAATCCTGGACGCGTATCGACGAGCCGGGCATCTACCGTGGCCAATGCACCGAGTTGTGCGGCAAGGACCACGGCTTTATGCCCGTGGTGGTAGAAGCCAAGTCGAAAGAGGACTACGCGGCCTGGCTCGCCGAGCGCAAGGTGGCAGCGGCCGCTGAGCGTGAACTGACCACTAAAGAGTGGACCATGGACGAGCTGATGGCGCGTGGCGAGAAGTCCTACCAGACCAACTGCGCATCCTGCCACCAGCCAACCGGTGAAGGCCTGCCGCCTATGTTCCCGGCACTCAAAGGCTCGGCGATTGCTACCGGACCTGCGGCCGGTCATATCGGCATCGTGGTCAACGGCAAGTCGGGCACTTCGATGGCCGCTTTTGGCAAGCAACTCTCGGAAGTCGATATCGCCGCGATCATCACCTACGAACGCAACGCCTGGGGCAATGCGGTAGGCGACATGGTCACGCCGAAAGACATCCTCGCGTTCAAACAGGCTCAGGAGTAA
- a CDS encoding carbonic anhydrase has protein sequence MPYKHQLIPLQGRTGTESAEEALQIIFDGFKRFRSEIFPQQEDLFKKLATAQNPRAMFITCADSRVVPELITQSSPGDLFVNRNVGNVVPAYGQMMGGVSTAIEYAVLALGVQHIIVCGHSDCGAMKAVLAPETLESMPTVKAWLRHSEVALKVVEANCGCEGHDRLGILTEENVVAQLNHLCTHPSVAARVASGQLFIHGWVYDIETSEIKAYDAVKGEFRLIGDGPLPMATPRARYLPSS, from the coding sequence ATGCCATACAAGCATCAGTTGATCCCGCTGCAAGGGCGCACAGGTACTGAGAGTGCCGAGGAAGCCTTGCAGATCATCTTTGATGGTTTCAAGCGCTTTCGCAGCGAAATATTTCCGCAGCAGGAAGACCTGTTCAAAAAGCTCGCCACTGCGCAGAACCCGCGCGCAATGTTTATCACCTGCGCCGACTCGCGGGTGGTGCCGGAGTTGATCACGCAAAGCTCGCCTGGCGACCTGTTCGTCAACCGCAATGTTGGCAACGTGGTGCCGGCCTACGGGCAGATGATGGGTGGGGTGTCCACCGCCATCGAGTACGCGGTGCTGGCGTTGGGCGTGCAACACATCATCGTGTGCGGCCACTCTGACTGCGGTGCGATGAAGGCCGTATTGGCCCCCGAGACCCTGGAGAGCATGCCGACGGTGAAGGCCTGGCTGCGTCACAGCGAAGTGGCGCTCAAGGTGGTCGAGGCGAACTGCGGCTGTGAAGGCCATGACAGGCTGGGTATTCTCACCGAGGAGAATGTGGTGGCCCAGCTCAATCACCTGTGCACCCACCCATCGGTGGCGGCACGGGTGGCCAGCGGCCAGCTGTTTATCCACGGCTGGGTGTATGACATCGAAACCAGCGAGATCAAAGCGTACGACGCGGTGAAAGGTGAGTTCCGATTGATCGGCGACGGCCCGCTGCCGATGGCCACCCCCCGTGCGCGCTATCTGCCGAGCAGCTAG
- a CDS encoding PA0069 family radical SAM protein — translation MSVSLPPRGRGTASNPHNRFAPQRIIASDDGWFQEVPPSRATEVRSETAKSIITRNQSPDLPFDRSLNPYRGCEHGCIYCYARPSHAYWDLSPGLDFETKLIAKTNAVALLEQQLSKPGYVCAPINLGSNTDPYQPIERQHLLTRNSLKVLLDYRHPVTIVTKGSLILRDLDLLTELAQQRLVAVMISLTTLDDELKRIMEPRAAAPAARLRAIRVLRDNRIPVGVLCSPMIPMINDMELEHLLAAAKEAGAQSANYMLLRLPREVAPLFDEWLQAHYPQRAEHVLSLIRQSRGGALYDSRFGQRFRGEGAFAELLAQRFALASKRLGLNRREAFNLDCTRFCPPGGQLALL, via the coding sequence ATGTCCGTTTCTTTGCCGCCGCGCGGTCGCGGGACCGCCAGTAATCCACATAACCGTTTTGCGCCGCAGCGCATTATCGCCAGCGATGACGGCTGGTTTCAGGAGGTGCCGCCCAGCCGGGCAACCGAGGTGCGCAGCGAAACCGCAAAAAGCATCATCACCCGCAACCAGTCGCCGGACTTGCCCTTCGACCGCTCGCTCAATCCCTACCGTGGCTGTGAACATGGTTGCATTTATTGTTATGCCAGGCCCAGTCACGCCTACTGGGATCTGTCGCCGGGGCTGGATTTCGAAACCAAGCTGATCGCCAAGACCAACGCCGTGGCGCTGCTTGAACAGCAACTGAGCAAGCCTGGTTATGTCTGTGCGCCGATCAACCTGGGTTCCAACACCGATCCTTATCAACCGATCGAGCGTCAGCACCTGCTGACGCGCAACAGCCTCAAGGTGCTGCTTGACTACCGTCACCCGGTCACCATCGTTACCAAGGGTTCGTTGATTCTGCGTGACCTCGATCTGCTTACTGAGCTGGCGCAGCAGCGGCTGGTGGCGGTAATGATCAGCCTGACCACCCTGGATGACGAACTCAAACGCATCATGGAGCCGCGCGCCGCTGCGCCGGCAGCGCGCCTACGGGCGATTCGCGTGCTGCGTGACAACCGTATTCCGGTTGGTGTGCTGTGTTCGCCCATGATCCCGATGATCAACGACATGGAGCTGGAGCACTTGCTGGCAGCGGCCAAGGAGGCCGGCGCGCAGAGCGCCAATTACATGCTGCTGCGCCTGCCACGTGAAGTGGCGCCGTTATTCGATGAGTGGTTGCAGGCGCATTATCCGCAGCGCGCCGAGCATGTGCTCAGCCTGATCCGGCAGAGCCGGGGCGGTGCGCTGTATGACAGCCGTTTCGGTCAGCGTTTTCGCGGTGAAGGGGCGTTTGCCGAATTGCTCGCGCAACGCTTTGCCCTGGCCAGCAAGCGCCTGGGTCTGAATCGACGCGAGGCGTTCAACCTGGACTGCACGCGCTTCTGTCCGCCGGGTGGCCAGCTGGCGCTGCTGTAA
- a CDS encoding AEC family transporter: MTELLLALWPLFALIVAGCYLRRWAFPNEAFWPGAERLNYFILFPALLFSSLATAPLDNPALPRLGLAVLLALGIAWLALLLVRRVRGWPAGRFGAFSQGILRFNTYLGLAAVGSLFGQEGLTLAAIMLALMVPTVNVLSVWSLTAERGVSARRLLLPILKNPLILACLGGALVNLSGLGLPGGSDRLLSLLAAASLPLGLLCVGAALKPEQLGGEIPALGWNSLLRLLGMPLLAWLVADGLHLPAMESTVLVLFFALPTAPTAYVLTRQLGGESQLMAGIITLQTLLAAASLPLLLLLVAG, from the coding sequence GTGACCGAACTGTTGTTGGCCTTGTGGCCATTGTTTGCCCTGATCGTTGCAGGCTGTTACCTGCGTCGCTGGGCGTTCCCCAATGAGGCGTTTTGGCCGGGTGCTGAGCGGCTGAACTATTTCATACTGTTCCCGGCGCTGCTGTTCAGCAGCCTGGCGACGGCGCCGCTGGATAATCCGGCGTTGCCGCGCCTAGGTTTGGCGGTGCTGCTGGCGCTGGGTATTGCCTGGCTGGCGCTGTTGCTGGTGCGACGGGTGCGGGGTTGGCCTGCAGGGCGTTTTGGCGCGTTCAGCCAAGGCATTCTGCGTTTCAATACCTATCTCGGCTTGGCGGCGGTGGGCAGCCTGTTTGGCCAAGAAGGCCTGACCCTGGCGGCCATCATGCTCGCCCTGATGGTGCCGACGGTGAATGTGCTGTCCGTCTGGTCGCTGACAGCCGAGCGTGGCGTCAGTGCGCGCAGACTGTTGCTGCCGATCCTGAAGAATCCGTTGATCCTAGCCTGCCTGGGCGGCGCGCTGGTCAACCTCAGTGGCCTTGGCCTGCCGGGCGGCAGTGACCGTCTGCTTAGCCTGCTGGCAGCCGCGAGCCTGCCGCTGGGTCTGCTCTGTGTCGGTGCGGCGCTGAAACCGGAGCAGTTGGGCGGCGAGATTCCGGCCCTGGGGTGGAACAGCCTGCTGCGTCTGCTGGGCATGCCCTTGCTGGCCTGGCTGGTCGCCGATGGTCTGCATTTACCGGCGATGGAAAGCACGGTGTTGGTGTTGTTCTTTGCCCTGCCAACCGCGCCTACTGCCTATGTACTGACCCGTCAGCTGGGCGGTGAGAGCCAACTGATGGCCGGTATCATCACCCTGCAAACCCTGCTGGCGGCGGCCAGCTTGCCGCTGTTGTTGCTACTGGTGGCTGGCTGA
- a CDS encoding GFA family protein: MSALHQGGCHCGALRYAFSAPLRDIAHCHCSICRRSTGGIVTTWISVPQTSFRWLAGRPREYASSASCTRYFCGQCGAHLALLTQLSPETLDVTVATLDEPELAPADRHIWVQSRLPWLHLDPQLPEEDQEIMG, encoded by the coding sequence ATGTCTGCTCTCCATCAGGGCGGTTGCCACTGCGGTGCCTTGCGTTATGCGTTCAGCGCGCCGCTACGCGACATTGCCCACTGTCATTGCTCGATCTGCCGACGCAGCACGGGCGGCATCGTCACGACCTGGATCAGCGTGCCGCAGACGAGCTTTCGCTGGTTGGCCGGCAGGCCGCGCGAGTACGCCTCGTCAGCCAGTTGCACACGTTATTTCTGTGGGCAATGCGGCGCGCATCTGGCGTTGCTCACCCAGCTCAGTCCGGAGACCCTGGATGTAACCGTCGCTACGCTGGACGAGCCTGAACTGGCCCCGGCGGATCGGCATATCTGGGTGCAAAGCCGCCTGCCCTGGCTGCACCTCGACCCGCAGCTGCCCGAGGAAGACCAGGAAATCATGGGCTAG
- a CDS encoding DUF4105 domain-containing protein has translation MSWSRTWLLGLALLASTCSQAELRLQLTDAELSPAERQASQQLLQDALAALPPRLKQQLDRRVSVRWRNLPAQVYGRAGRFSGIELNSALLPGLSDGSRTTTLTSRPHGTVRRELLATVLHEITHLYDRAQLWPQVERQLQHQCRQREQSLGAVGLPDYCRGQTARRFTLSDDPLLLDLAGWPQQVGRRGTREQDNHQVARSPDSYELSNPREFLAVNTEYFLLDPSYACRRPSLARYMSAHFAWTPANQQPCAEGLAYLNAGRDFARQPLGSIDPQRVYQVDYLLAEANDALASRWGHSMLRLVICAPGRPLGPDCRLDLQEHLVLSYRAFVGDVQLSSWDGLTGAYPSRLFVLPLEQVIEEYTKVELRSLASVPLRLNRVQLEHLVTRAVEQHWSYDGDYWFLSNNCAVETLKLLRSGTQHPRLHALDSIMPNGLLDTLVARGLADRSVLADDAEALRLGYRFDSFRDRYQAMFSVLQAQLPIEQTQVEDWLALPAEQRQPWFARADLRTSAALLLLEQAALRRQLLLAQDELKRRYLSGRDGVDPTLNKAGGALQQILANSGFLSRPAELLEGGYGLPQRAEWQRLETQSQARQQQLRQLSDNLDQEVRTLLEPARLAEMQATETNLTQLGAHLRALHKSGGGLQLP, from the coding sequence GTGAGTTGGTCGCGTACCTGGCTGCTTGGGTTGGCGTTACTGGCCAGCACCTGTAGCCAAGCCGAGTTGCGCCTGCAACTCACGGATGCCGAACTCAGTCCTGCTGAGCGCCAGGCTAGCCAGCAACTGCTGCAAGACGCCTTGGCCGCTTTGCCGCCACGCCTCAAGCAGCAACTCGACCGTCGCGTGAGCGTGCGTTGGCGCAATCTGCCTGCGCAGGTGTATGGCCGCGCCGGGCGTTTCAGCGGCATTGAACTGAATAGCGCGTTGCTGCCTGGGTTAAGCGACGGCAGTCGCACCACCACCCTGACCTCACGTCCTCATGGCACTGTGCGCCGCGAATTGTTGGCGACGGTGCTGCACGAAATTACCCATCTCTATGACCGCGCCCAGCTCTGGCCGCAGGTAGAGCGGCAACTGCAACACCAGTGCCGTCAGCGCGAGCAGAGCCTGGGTGCTGTTGGCCTGCCGGATTACTGTCGGGGACAGACGGCGCGGCGCTTTACCCTGAGTGATGATCCGCTGCTGCTCGACCTGGCCGGCTGGCCGCAGCAGGTCGGCCGGCGTGGTACGCGCGAGCAGGACAATCATCAGGTCGCGCGCAGCCCGGATAGCTACGAACTGAGCAACCCACGCGAGTTTCTCGCCGTCAACACGGAGTATTTCCTCCTCGACCCCAGCTACGCCTGTCGCCGGCCTTCGTTGGCACGCTACATGAGCGCGCATTTCGCCTGGACGCCGGCGAATCAGCAGCCTTGCGCTGAAGGCTTGGCCTACCTGAATGCCGGGCGCGACTTCGCTCGCCAGCCGCTGGGCAGTATCGACCCGCAGCGGGTGTATCAGGTGGATTACCTGCTGGCCGAAGCCAACGATGCACTGGCCAGCCGTTGGGGCCACAGCATGTTGCGCCTGGTCATCTGCGCGCCTGGTCGGCCGCTGGGGCCGGACTGTCGGCTGGATCTGCAGGAGCACCTGGTGCTGTCCTATCGGGCCTTTGTTGGTGATGTGCAGTTGTCCAGTTGGGATGGCCTGACGGGTGCCTACCCTTCGCGGCTGTTTGTGCTGCCACTGGAGCAGGTGATCGAGGAATACACCAAGGTGGAGCTGCGCAGCCTGGCCTCGGTGCCGCTCAGGCTGAACCGTGTGCAGTTGGAGCATTTGGTGACCCGCGCCGTCGAGCAACACTGGAGCTATGACGGCGACTACTGGTTCCTTTCCAACAACTGTGCTGTGGAAACCCTCAAGCTGCTGCGCAGTGGTACTCAGCATCCGCGTCTGCACGCGCTCGACAGCATCATGCCCAATGGCCTGCTCGACACCCTGGTGGCGCGTGGTCTGGCCGACCGCAGCGTACTGGCTGACGATGCCGAGGCATTGCGTCTGGGCTATCGCTTCGACTCGTTCCGTGACCGTTACCAGGCCATGTTCAGTGTGCTGCAGGCACAGCTGCCGATTGAACAGACCCAAGTCGAGGACTGGCTGGCCTTACCGGCGGAGCAGCGTCAGCCCTGGTTTGCTCGCGCCGATCTGCGCACCAGCGCGGCCCTGCTGCTGCTCGAGCAGGCGGCACTGCGTCGGCAACTGCTATTGGCTCAGGATGAGCTCAAGCGCCGTTACCTCAGTGGCCGTGATGGTGTTGATCCCACGCTGAACAAGGCCGGTGGTGCGTTGCAGCAGATCCTCGCCAACAGCGGTTTTCTCAGTCGCCCGGCGGAATTGCTCGAAGGCGGCTACGGCCTGCCGCAGCGCGCCGAATGGCAGCGACTGGAAACCCAAAGCCAGGCGCGCCAGCAGCAATTGCGCCAGCTCAGTGACAACCTCGACCAAGAAGTGCGCACTCTGCTGGAGCCGGCTCGTTTGGCCGAGATGCAAGCCACTGAAACCAACCTGACGCAACTGGGTGCGCATCTGCGTGCCCTGCATAAATCCGGCGGCGGCCTGCAGTTGCCCTAG
- a CDS encoding DUF2388 domain-containing protein — protein sequence MRPILLSTLVAAVLLSATAQAQTLVATSNIIVRALDRSFDFTSDTTTSIRDSKVVLAARDDAASFVASQGQFRGAQLEAAIGIIRSHVPEAQSASDLVLAEAILAL from the coding sequence ATGCGCCCTATCTTGCTCAGTACCCTGGTTGCAGCTGTACTGCTCAGTGCCACCGCACAGGCGCAAACCCTGGTGGCGACCAGCAATATCATCGTGCGTGCGCTGGATCGTTCCTTCGATTTCACCTCGGATACCACCACGTCCATTCGTGATTCGAAAGTCGTGCTCGCGGCGCGTGACGATGCGGCCAGCTTTGTTGCCAGCCAAGGGCAGTTCCGTGGTGCCCAGCTGGAAGCGGCCATCGGCATCATTCGTAGCCACGTGCCTGAAGCGCAGAGCGCTTCCGATCTGGTACTGGCCGAAGCCATCCTGGCGCTGTGA
- a CDS encoding DUF2388 domain-containing protein — MNVIKTLSLAALMALAGTAGATSFVVTTDAVVGAIGATSEAISDVSSSFTDDKIVLVARDDAAAFVASQGNIRGVHLEAALQHIRQQVPTLQGDDMQLATAILSL, encoded by the coding sequence ATGAATGTGATAAAGACCTTGAGCCTTGCTGCATTAATGGCTCTGGCAGGCACGGCTGGCGCGACCAGCTTTGTGGTTACCACCGATGCGGTGGTGGGAGCGATTGGGGCGACCTCGGAAGCGATCTCCGATGTGTCCTCGTCTTTTACCGATGACAAGATTGTGCTGGTCGCGCGCGATGACGCCGCTGCGTTTGTCGCCAGCCAGGGCAACATCCGTGGAGTGCACCTGGAGGCCGCTCTGCAGCATATCCGTCAGCAGGTACCGACGCTGCAGGGCGACGACATGCAGCTGGCGACGGCAATCCTCAGCCTTTGA
- a CDS encoding DUF1127 domain-containing protein, with translation MERTIKHEPSQNTQVDQPLWLRAYLAFCGWQRNRDVRRQLTRLDSRQLADAGITEAQRQAELAKPFWR, from the coding sequence ATGGAACGCACAATCAAGCATGAGCCCTCGCAAAACACTCAGGTGGATCAACCGCTTTGGTTACGCGCCTATCTAGCATTCTGTGGCTGGCAGCGTAATAGAGATGTTCGCAGACAACTGACGCGCCTTGATAGCCGTCAGTTGGCCGACGCCGGCATCACCGAGGCGCAGCGTCAGGCCGAGTTGGCAAAGCCGTTCTGGCGCTAG
- a CDS encoding DUF1127 domain-containing protein — protein MERTLSSDLFFDHSQSTGSSALPLRIFTTVLQWQRRVVSRRQLARLDGRLLADAGISEAQRHAELSKPFWR, from the coding sequence ATGGAACGTACCCTCAGTTCCGACCTGTTTTTCGACCACAGCCAATCCACCGGCTCCAGCGCCCTGCCGCTGCGTATCTTCACCACTGTTCTGCAATGGCAGCGCCGCGTTGTTAGCCGCCGCCAGTTGGCGCGCCTTGATGGCCGTCTGCTTGCCGACGCCGGCATCAGCGAAGCACAGCGTCATGCTGAACTGAGCAAGCCCTTCTGGCGTTAA
- a CDS encoding NAD(P)(+) transhydrogenase (Re/Si-specific) subunit beta: MSMNLITVLYLVASICFIQALKGLSHPTTSRRGNLFGMIGMGIAVLTTVGLIYKLGAEIATQGIGYVIVGLLVGGTAGSIMAKRVEMTKMPELVAFMHSMIGLAAVFIAIAAVVEPQSLGIVAALGDAIPAGNRLELFLGAAIGAITFSGSVIAFGKLSGKYKFRLFQGAPVQFKGQHLVNLLVGLAIIGLGLYYTFTGNITAFAILVALAFVIGVLIIIPIGGADMPVVVSMLNSYSGWAAAGIGFSLNNSMLIIAGSLVGSSGAILSYIMCKAMNRSFFNVILGGFGGAADAGGPAGTQEARPVKSGSSDDAAFLLTNADTVIIVPGYGLAVARAQHALMELAEKLTHRGVTVKYAIHPVAGRMPGHMNVLLAEAEVPYEQVFEMEDINSEFGQADVVLVLGANDVVNPAAKNDPKSPIAGMPILEAYKAKTVIVNKRSMASGYAGLDNELFYLDKTMMVFGDAKKVIEDMVKAVE; encoded by the coding sequence ATGAGCATGAACCTGATCACTGTTCTCTATCTCGTCGCCTCGATCTGCTTTATCCAGGCGCTTAAAGGCCTGTCGCACCCGACCACGTCGCGTCGCGGCAACCTGTTCGGCATGATCGGTATGGGCATCGCGGTGCTTACCACCGTCGGCCTGATCTACAAGCTCGGTGCTGAAATTGCCACCCAGGGCATCGGTTACGTGATTGTCGGCCTGCTGGTCGGCGGTACCGCTGGCTCGATCATGGCCAAGCGTGTGGAAATGACCAAGATGCCGGAACTGGTCGCCTTCATGCACAGCATGATCGGCCTGGCTGCGGTGTTTATCGCCATTGCCGCCGTCGTCGAACCGCAGTCCCTGGGTATCGTTGCGGCCCTGGGTGATGCAATCCCGGCCGGTAACCGTCTGGAACTGTTCCTCGGTGCGGCCATTGGCGCGATCACCTTTTCCGGTTCGGTCATCGCCTTCGGCAAACTCTCGGGCAAATACAAGTTCCGCCTGTTCCAGGGCGCACCGGTACAGTTCAAGGGCCAGCACCTGGTCAACCTGCTGGTTGGCCTGGCCATCATCGGCCTGGGTCTGTACTACACCTTCACCGGCAACATCACCGCCTTCGCCATTCTGGTGGCCCTGGCCTTCGTCATCGGCGTGCTGATCATCATCCCGATTGGCGGTGCTGACATGCCGGTGGTGGTGTCGATGCTCAACAGCTACTCGGGATGGGCGGCGGCCGGTATCGGCTTCTCGCTGAACAACTCGATGCTGATCATTGCCGGTTCGCTGGTGGGTTCTTCGGGCGCGATTCTCTCGTACATCATGTGTAAGGCGATGAATCGCTCGTTCTTCAACGTCATCCTCGGTGGCTTTGGTGGCGCGGCAGATGCCGGCGGCCCAGCCGGTACCCAGGAAGCGCGTCCGGTTAAGTCTGGCTCGTCCGACGACGCCGCCTTCCTGCTGACCAACGCCGACACCGTGATCATCGTTCCGGGCTACGGCCTCGCGGTAGCCCGTGCCCAGCACGCACTGATGGAGCTGGCCGAGAAGCTGACTCACCGCGGCGTGACCGTGAAGTACGCGATTCATCCGGTTGCCGGTCGTATGCCGGGCCACATGAACGTTCTGCTGGCTGAGGCCGAAGTGCCTTACGAGCAGGTGTTCGAGATGGAAGACATCAACTCCGAGTTCGGCCAGGCCGACGTGGTGCTGGTGCTGGGCGCCAACGACGTGGTCAACCCAGCCGCGAAGAACGATCCGAAGTCGCCGATCGCCGGCATGCCGATCCTCGAGGCCTACAAAGCCAAGACTGTGATCGTCAACAAGCGCTCGATGGCCAGCGGTTACGCCGGCCTGGACAACGAACTGTTCTACCTGGACAAGACCATGATGGTCTTCGGCGACGCCAAGAAAGTCATCGAAGACATGGTTAAAGCGGTGGAGTAA
- a CDS encoding NAD(P) transhydrogenase subunit alpha, with amino-acid sequence MDMISDGIYNLIIFALAIYVGYHVVWNVTPALHTPLMAVTNAISAIVIVGAMLAAALTVTPLGKAMGTLAVALAAVNVFGGFLVTRRMLEMFKKKAPKAQAEKH; translated from the coding sequence ATGGATATGATTTCTGATGGCATCTACAACCTGATCATCTTCGCGCTGGCCATCTATGTGGGCTACCACGTGGTATGGAACGTCACCCCGGCCCTGCACACCCCGCTGATGGCGGTAACCAACGCGATTTCCGCGATCGTCATCGTCGGCGCCATGCTGGCCGCTGCCCTCACCGTGACCCCGCTGGGCAAAGCCATGGGCACCCTGGCGGTGGCCCTGGCGGCGGTCAACGTGTTCGGTGGTTTCCTGGTAACCCGGCGCATGCTGGAAATGTTCAAGAAGAAAGCGCCCAAGGCGCAGGCGGAGAAGCACTGA
- a CDS encoding Re/Si-specific NAD(P)(+) transhydrogenase subunit alpha: MHIGVPLETHAGETRVAATPETIKKLIGQGHQVTVQTGAGVSASIPDSAYEAVGAAIGNDAAAFGADLVLKVVAPTEAELAHMKTGAVLVGMLNPFSNETIARMNARGITAFALEAAPRTSRAQSLDVLSSQANIAGYKAVLLAAHHYPRFMPMLMTAAGTVKAARVLILGAGVAGLQAIATAKRLGAVIEASDVRPAVKEQIESLGAKFVDVPFETDEERECAQGVGGYARPMPASWMERQAKAVHERAKQADIVITTALIPGRKAPTLLHEATVAEMKPGSVIIDLAAAQGGNCPLTEAEQVVIKHGVTIVGHSNLAAMVPADASALYARNLLDFLKLVIDGEGKFHLNLEDDIVAACLMCRDGNVVRTNG, translated from the coding sequence GTGCACATCGGTGTTCCTCTCGAAACCCATGCTGGTGAGACGCGCGTTGCCGCAACTCCCGAAACCATCAAGAAGCTGATCGGCCAGGGCCATCAGGTGACTGTGCAAACCGGTGCCGGCGTCAGCGCCAGCATTCCGGACAGTGCCTATGAAGCCGTTGGCGCCGCCATCGGCAATGATGCCGCTGCTTTTGGTGCCGATCTGGTGCTCAAAGTGGTTGCGCCGACCGAAGCCGAGCTGGCCCACATGAAAACCGGCGCGGTGCTGGTTGGCATGCTCAACCCGTTCAGCAACGAAACCATCGCCCGCATGAATGCCCGCGGCATCACCGCCTTTGCCCTGGAAGCTGCGCCGCGCACGTCCCGCGCACAGAGCCTGGATGTACTGAGCTCGCAAGCCAACATCGCCGGCTACAAGGCCGTGCTGCTGGCGGCGCATCACTACCCGCGCTTTATGCCGATGCTGATGACGGCGGCCGGTACGGTCAAAGCCGCACGCGTGCTGATTCTTGGTGCCGGTGTGGCAGGTCTGCAAGCCATCGCGACGGCCAAGCGCCTGGGTGCGGTGATCGAGGCCTCCGACGTGCGTCCTGCCGTGAAGGAGCAGATCGAGTCGCTCGGCGCCAAGTTCGTCGACGTGCCGTTCGAGACCGATGAAGAGCGTGAGTGCGCCCAAGGCGTGGGCGGCTATGCCCGGCCGATGCCCGCCTCGTGGATGGAGCGTCAGGCCAAGGCGGTGCACGAGCGCGCCAAGCAGGCTGACATCGTCATCACCACCGCACTGATTCCGGGCCGCAAGGCGCCGACTCTGCTGCATGAAGCCACTGTGGCGGAAATGAAACCAGGTTCGGTGATCATCGATCTCGCGGCGGCGCAAGGCGGCAACTGCCCGCTGACCGAAGCCGAGCAGGTGGTGATCAAGCATGGCGTGACCATCGTGGGCCACAGCAACCTGGCGGCCATGGTGCCGGCGGATGCTTCCGCGCTGTATGCACGCAACCTGCTGGACTTCCTCAAGCTGGTCATCGACGGCGAAGGCAAGTTCCACCTCAACCTTGAAGACGACATCGTCGCTGCGTGCCTGATGTGCCGCGATGGCAACGTCGTGCGCACTAACGGCTAA